In one Anas platyrhynchos isolate ZD024472 breed Pekin duck chromosome 8, IASCAAS_PekinDuck_T2T, whole genome shotgun sequence genomic region, the following are encoded:
- the HSD17B7 gene encoding 3-keto-steroid reductase/17-beta-hydroxysteroid dehydrogenase 7 → MERVVLVTGASGGVGLALCRRLLEEDGRIHLCVACRNALKAEATRDAILELHPAAQVSTVEVDLGSLASVLRAAKELRCRFQRLDFVYLNAGIMPNPHVNFKALWKGLLTGKLLHMLTTAEGVMTQTDRLNGDGLQEVFATNLFGHFILIRQLESLLCGNEKPSRLIWTSSSNARESAFSLSDYQHAKGQESYSSSKYATDLTSVVLNRKLNKQGLYSSVVCPGLVMSNMTYRILPVFLWTLLMPIMWLIRFFAKTYTLTPFNGAEAHVWLFKQKPEYLDALAKYHSCTSGLGKNYVEPRKMDVDEETAEKFYQKLLELEEQTLERYGDLLD, encoded by the exons ATGGAGCGGGTGGTGCTGGTCACGGGCGCCAGCGG CGGCGTGGGGCTGGCGCTGTGCCggcggctgctggaggaggacgGCCGCATCCACCTGTGCGTGGCCTGCCGCAACGCCCTCAAGGCCGAGGCCACGCGCGATGCCATCCTGGAGCTGCACCCCGCCGCTCAGGTCTCCACCGTGGAGGTGGATCTGGGCAGCCTGGCCTCCGTGCTGCGTGCCGCGAAGGAGCTGCGCTGCCG GTTCCAGCGCCTTGACTTTGTCTACCTCAACGCCGGCATCATGCCCAACCCGCACGTGAACTTCAAGGCCCTCTGGAAGGGCCTCCTGACCGG GAAGCTGCTTCACATGCTGACCACAGCGGAAGGCGTAATGACCCAGACGGACAGGCTGAATGGCGACGGGCTGCAGGAGGTGTTTGCTACCAACCTCTTTGGGCACTTTATCCTG ATTCGTCAGCTCGAGTCCCTGCTCTGTGGGAATGAAAAGCCCTCCCGGCTCATCTGGACCTCTTCCAGCAACGCCAGGGAATCTGCCTTCAGCCTCTCCGACTATCAGCATGCCAAGGGGCAGGAATCATACAGTTCCTCCAAATACGCCACTGACCTGACGAGCGTGGTTCTCAACAGGAAACTTAATAAGCAG GGTCTGTATTCCAGCGTGGTTTGTCCCGGTCTCGTCATGTCCAACATGACCTACAGAATTCTGCCAGTGTTTCTGTGGACGCTGCTCATGCCCATCATGTGGCTG ATACGCTTTTTTGCCAAGACTTACACCCTGACGCCGTTTAATGGAGCAGAAGCCCAT GTGTGGCTGTTCAAACAGAAGCCAGAGTACCTGGATGCGCTCGCCAAGTACCACAGCTGTACCTCCGGGCTGGGCAAGAACTACGTGGAGCCCAGAAAG ATGGATGTGGATGAAGAAACCGCCGAGAAGTTTTACCAGAAGCTGTTGGAACTGGAGGAGCAGACTCTGGAGAGATACGGTGACCTCCTAGACTAA
- the DDR2 gene encoding discoidin domain-containing receptor 2 isoform X2 → MPALPMCLLVLLVPLLCVLQAARAQVNPAVCRYPLGMSGGHIPDEDISASSQWSESTAAKYGRLDSEDGDGAWCPEIPVEPDDLKEFLQIDLRALHFITLVGTQGRHAGGHGNEFAPMYKINYSRDGTRWISWRNRHGKQVLDGNTNPYDIVLKDLEPPLIARFVRFIPVTDHSMNVCLRVELYGCVWLDGLVSYNAPAGQQLVLPGGTVIYLNDSVYDGAFGYSMTEGLGQLTDGVSGLDDFTQTHEYHVWPGYDYVGWRNESTAGGYVEITFEFDRIRNFTTMKVHCNNMFAKGVKIFKEVQCYFRSDAGEWEPNAVSSVLVLDDVNPSARFVTVPLLHRMASAIKCQYYFADTWMMFSEITFQSDAAMYNNSVAPPEMPMAPTTYDPTLKVDDSNTRILIGCLVAIIFILLAIIVIILWRQFWQKMLEKASRRMLDDEMTVSLSLPSESSMFNHNRSSSSSEHESNSTYDRIFPLGPDYQEPSRLIRKLPEFTPGEEDTGCSGLVKPSPAAVPEGVPHYAEADIVNLQGVTGGNTYSVPALTMDLLSGKDVAVEEFPRKLLTFKEKLGEGQFGEVHLCEVEGMEKFTDKDLALQGLEAGSNRPVLVAVKMLRADANKNARNDFLKEIKIMARLKDPNIIRLLAVCIADDPLCMITEYMENGDLNQFLARHEAHSPPDAQTPTVSYRDLRFMASQIASGMKYLSSLNFVHRDLATRNCLVGKRYTIKIADFGMSRNLYSGDYYRIQGRAVLPIRWMSWESILLGKFTTASDVWAFGVTLWETFTLCREQPYSQLSDEQVIENTGEFFRDQGRQTYLPQPALCPDSVYKLMLSCWRRDTKDRPSFQDIHRLLHEPAGDE, encoded by the exons ATGCCAGCCCTCCCCATGTGCCTGCTGGTGCTTCTGGTGCCACTGCTCTGCGTCCTGCAGGCTGCACGAGCCCAGGTCAACCCGG CGGTGTGCCGGTACCCCCTGGGAATGTCGGGGGGGCACATCCCCGACGAGGACATCTCCGCCTCCAGCCAGTGGTCCGAGTCCACGGCCGCCAAGTACGGACG GCTGGACTCGGAGGACGGTGACGGTGCCTGGTGCCCCGAGATCCCGGTGGAGCCCGACGACCTGAAGGAGTTCCTGCAGATCGACCTGCGCGCCCTGCACTTCATCACGCTGGTGGGCACCCAGGGCCGCCACGCCGGGGGCCACGGCAACGAGTTTGCCCCCATGTACAAGATCAACTACAGCCGGGACGGCACCCGCTGGATCTCCTGGAGGAACCGGCACGGGAAGCAG GTCCTGGATGGCAACACCAACCCCTACGACATCGTCCTCAAGGACCTGGAGCCGCCGCTCATCGCGCGCTTCGTCCGCTTCATCCCCGTCACCGACCACTCCATGAACGTCTGCCTGCGCGTGGAGCTCTACGGCTGCGTCTGGCTTG ACGGGCTGGTGTCCTACAACGCGCcggctgggcagcagctcgtCCTCCCCGGCGGCACCGTCATCTACCTGAACGACTCCGTGTACGACGGGGCCTTCGGGTACAG CATGACGGAGGGGCTCGGCCAGCTGACGGACGGCGTGTCGGGGCTGGACGACTTCACGCAGACCCACGAGTACCACGTCTGGCCGGGCTACGACTACGTGGGCTGGCGCAACGAGAGCACGGCCGGCGGCTACGTGGAGATCACCTTCGAGTTCGACCGCATCAGGAACTTCACCACCATGAAG GTGCACTGCAACAACATGTTCGCCAAAGGGGTGAAGATCTTCAAGGAGGTGCAGTGCTATTTCCGCTCCGACGCCGGCGAGTGGGAGCCCAACGCCGTCTCCTCGGTGCTGGTGCTGGACGACGTCAACCCCAGCGCCCGCTTCGTCACCGTGCCCCTGCTGCACCGCATGGCCAGCGCCATCAAGTGCCAGTACTACTTCGCCGACACCTGGATGATGTTCAGCGAGATCACCTTCCAGTCAG ATGCAGCCATGTACAACAACTCGGTGGCCCCCCCGGAGATGCCCATGGCCCCCACCACGTATG ACCCCACGCTGAAGGTGGACGACAGCAACACGCGCATCCTGATCGGCTGCCTGGTGGCCATCATCTTCATCCTGCTGGCCATCATTGTCATCATCCTCTGGCGGCAGTTCTGGCAGAAGATGCTGGAGAAG GCATCTCGGAGGATGCTGGACGACGAAATGACCGTCAGCCTCTCGCTGCCCAGCGAATCCAGCATGTTCAACCACAACCGCTCCTCCTCGTCCAGCGAGCACGAGTCCAACTCCACCTACGACCGCATCTTCCCGCTGGGGCCGGACTACCAGGAGCCCTCGCGCCTGATCCGCAAGCTGCCCGAATTCACGCCGGGGGAGGAGGACACGG GCTGCAGCGGCCTCGTGAAGCCGTCCCCGGCCGCCGTCCCCGAGGGCGTCCCCCACTACGCCGAGGCCGACATCGTGAACCTGCAGGGCGTCACGGGAGGCAACACCTACTCGGTGCCGGCCCTCACCATGGACCTGCTCTCCGGCAAGGACGTGGCCGTGGAGGAGTTCCCCAGGAAGCTGCTGACCTTCAAGGAGAAGCTGGGGGAGGGCCAGTttggggag GTCCACCTGTGCGAAGTGGAGGGCATGGAGAAGTTCACGGACAAGGACTTGGCCCTGCAGGGCCTGGAGGCCGGCTCCAACCGCCCCGTGCTGGTGGCTGTGAAGATGCTGCGGGCGGACGCCAACAAGAACGCCAG GAACGACTTCCTGAAGGAGATCAAGATCATGGCGCGGCTCAAGGACCCCAACATCATCCGCCTGCTGGCCGTCTGCATCGCGGACGACCCGCTCTGCATGATCACCGAGTACATGGAGAACGGCGACCTCAACCAGTTCCTGGCCCGCCACGAGGCGCACAGCCCCCCGGACGCCCAGACGCCCACCGTCAG CTACCGCGACCTGCGCTTCATGGCCAGCCAGATCGCCTCGGGCATGAAGTACCTCTCCTCCCTCAACTTCGTGCACCGCGACCTGGCCACCCGCAACTGCCTGGTGGGGAAGCGCTACACCATCAAGATCGCCGACTTCGGCATGAGCAGGAACCTCTACAGCGGGGACTACTACCGCATCCAGGGCCGCGCCGTGCTGCCCATCCGCTGGATGTCCTGGGAGAGCATCCTGCTG GGTAAGTTCACCACGGCGAGTGACGTGTGGGCGTTTGGGGTGACGCTGTGGGAGACCTTCACGCTGTGCCGCGAGCAGCCCTACTCGCAGCTGTCCGACGAGCAGGTCATCGAGAACACCGGGGAGTTCTTCCGCGACCAGGGCCGGCAG ACCTACCTCCCGCAGCCCGCGCTGTGCCCGGACTCTGTCTATAAGCTGATGCTGAGCTGCTGGCGGCGGGACACTAAGGACCGTCCCTCCTTCCAGGACATCCACCGCCTGCTCCACGAGCCAGCCGGCGACGAGTGA
- the DDR2 gene encoding discoidin domain-containing receptor 2 isoform X3 translates to MPALPMCLLVLLVPLLCVLQAARAQVNPAVCRYPLGMSGGHIPDEDISASSQWSESTAAKYGRLDSEDGDGAWCPEIPVEPDDLKEFLQIDLRALHFITLVGTQGRHAGGHGNEFAPMYKINYSRDGTRWISWRNRHGKQVLDGNTNPYDIVLKDLEPPLIARFVRFIPVTDHSMNVCLRVELYGCVWLDGLVSYNAPAGQQLVLPGGTVIYLNDSVYDGAFGYSMTEGLGQLTDGVSGLDDFTQTHEYHVWPGYDYVGWRNESTAGGYVEITFEFDRIRNFTTMKVHCNNMFAKGVKIFKEVQCYFRSDAGEWEPNAVSSVLVLDDVNPSARFVTVPLLHRMASAIKCQYYFADTWMMFSEITFQSDAAMYNNSVAPPEMPMAPTTYDPTLKVDDSNTRILIGCLVAIIFILLAIIVIILWRQFWQKMLEKASRRMLDDEMTVSLSLPSESSMFNHNRSSSSSEHESNSTYDRIFPLGPDYQEPSRLIRKLPEFTPGEEDTALKDTVAGLAPLSPPGCSGLVKPSPAAVPEGVPHYAEADIVNLQGVTGGNTYSVPALTMDLLSGKDVAVEEFPRKLLTFKEKLGEGQFGEVHLCEVEGMEKFTDKDLALQGLEAGSNRPVLVAVKMLRADANKNARNDFLKEIKIMARLKDPNIIRLLAVCIADDPLCMITEYMENGDLNQFLARHEAHSPPDAQTPTVSYRDLRFMASQIASGMKYLSSLNFVHRDLATRNCLVGKRYTIKIADFGMSRNLYSGDYYRIQGRAVLPIRWMSWESILLGKFTTASDVWAFGVTLWETFTLCREQPYSQLSDEQVIENTGEFFRDQGRQTYLPQPALCPDSVYKLMLSCWRRDTKDRPSFQDIHRLLHEPAGDE, encoded by the exons ATGCCAGCCCTCCCCATGTGCCTGCTGGTGCTTCTGGTGCCACTGCTCTGCGTCCTGCAGGCTGCACGAGCCCAGGTCAACCCGG CGGTGTGCCGGTACCCCCTGGGAATGTCGGGGGGGCACATCCCCGACGAGGACATCTCCGCCTCCAGCCAGTGGTCCGAGTCCACGGCCGCCAAGTACGGACG GCTGGACTCGGAGGACGGTGACGGTGCCTGGTGCCCCGAGATCCCGGTGGAGCCCGACGACCTGAAGGAGTTCCTGCAGATCGACCTGCGCGCCCTGCACTTCATCACGCTGGTGGGCACCCAGGGCCGCCACGCCGGGGGCCACGGCAACGAGTTTGCCCCCATGTACAAGATCAACTACAGCCGGGACGGCACCCGCTGGATCTCCTGGAGGAACCGGCACGGGAAGCAG GTCCTGGATGGCAACACCAACCCCTACGACATCGTCCTCAAGGACCTGGAGCCGCCGCTCATCGCGCGCTTCGTCCGCTTCATCCCCGTCACCGACCACTCCATGAACGTCTGCCTGCGCGTGGAGCTCTACGGCTGCGTCTGGCTTG ACGGGCTGGTGTCCTACAACGCGCcggctgggcagcagctcgtCCTCCCCGGCGGCACCGTCATCTACCTGAACGACTCCGTGTACGACGGGGCCTTCGGGTACAG CATGACGGAGGGGCTCGGCCAGCTGACGGACGGCGTGTCGGGGCTGGACGACTTCACGCAGACCCACGAGTACCACGTCTGGCCGGGCTACGACTACGTGGGCTGGCGCAACGAGAGCACGGCCGGCGGCTACGTGGAGATCACCTTCGAGTTCGACCGCATCAGGAACTTCACCACCATGAAG GTGCACTGCAACAACATGTTCGCCAAAGGGGTGAAGATCTTCAAGGAGGTGCAGTGCTATTTCCGCTCCGACGCCGGCGAGTGGGAGCCCAACGCCGTCTCCTCGGTGCTGGTGCTGGACGACGTCAACCCCAGCGCCCGCTTCGTCACCGTGCCCCTGCTGCACCGCATGGCCAGCGCCATCAAGTGCCAGTACTACTTCGCCGACACCTGGATGATGTTCAGCGAGATCACCTTCCAGTCAG ATGCAGCCATGTACAACAACTCGGTGGCCCCCCCGGAGATGCCCATGGCCCCCACCACGTATG ACCCCACGCTGAAGGTGGACGACAGCAACACGCGCATCCTGATCGGCTGCCTGGTGGCCATCATCTTCATCCTGCTGGCCATCATTGTCATCATCCTCTGGCGGCAGTTCTGGCAGAAGATGCTGGAGAAG GCATCTCGGAGGATGCTGGACGACGAAATGACCGTCAGCCTCTCGCTGCCCAGCGAATCCAGCATGTTCAACCACAACCGCTCCTCCTCGTCCAGCGAGCACGAGTCCAACTCCACCTACGACCGCATCTTCCCGCTGGGGCCGGACTACCAGGAGCCCTCGCGCCTGATCCGCAAGCTGCCCGAATTCACGCCGGGGGAGGAGGACACGG ctctgaaggACACCgtggcagggctggccccgctgtctcccccagGCTGCAGCGGCCTCGTGAAGCCGTCCCCGGCCGCCGTCCCCGAGGGCGTCCCCCACTACGCCGAGGCCGACATCGTGAACCTGCAGGGCGTCACGGGAGGCAACACCTACTCGGTGCCGGCCCTCACCATGGACCTGCTCTCCGGCAAGGACGTGGCCGTGGAGGAGTTCCCCAGGAAGCTGCTGACCTTCAAGGAGAAGCTGGGGGAGGGCCAGTttggggag GTCCACCTGTGCGAAGTGGAGGGCATGGAGAAGTTCACGGACAAGGACTTGGCCCTGCAGGGCCTGGAGGCCGGCTCCAACCGCCCCGTGCTGGTGGCTGTGAAGATGCTGCGGGCGGACGCCAACAAGAACGCCAG GAACGACTTCCTGAAGGAGATCAAGATCATGGCGCGGCTCAAGGACCCCAACATCATCCGCCTGCTGGCCGTCTGCATCGCGGACGACCCGCTCTGCATGATCACCGAGTACATGGAGAACGGCGACCTCAACCAGTTCCTGGCCCGCCACGAGGCGCACAGCCCCCCGGACGCCCAGACGCCCACCGTCAG CTACCGCGACCTGCGCTTCATGGCCAGCCAGATCGCCTCGGGCATGAAGTACCTCTCCTCCCTCAACTTCGTGCACCGCGACCTGGCCACCCGCAACTGCCTGGTGGGGAAGCGCTACACCATCAAGATCGCCGACTTCGGCATGAGCAGGAACCTCTACAGCGGGGACTACTACCGCATCCAGGGCCGCGCCGTGCTGCCCATCCGCTGGATGTCCTGGGAGAGCATCCTGCTG GGTAAGTTCACCACGGCGAGTGACGTGTGGGCGTTTGGGGTGACGCTGTGGGAGACCTTCACGCTGTGCCGCGAGCAGCCCTACTCGCAGCTGTCCGACGAGCAGGTCATCGAGAACACCGGGGAGTTCTTCCGCGACCAGGGCCGGCAG ACCTACCTCCCGCAGCCCGCGCTGTGCCCGGACTCTGTCTATAAGCTGATGCTGAGCTGCTGGCGGCGGGACACTAAGGACCGTCCCTCCTTCCAGGACATCCACCGCCTGCTCCACGAGCCAGCCGGCGACGAGTGA
- the DDR2 gene encoding discoidin domain-containing receptor 2 isoform X1, with the protein MPALPMCLLVLLVPLLCVLQAARAQVNPAVCRYPLGMSGGHIPDEDISASSQWSESTAAKYGRLDSEDGDGAWCPEIPVEPDDLKEFLQIDLRALHFITLVGTQGRHAGGHGNEFAPMYKINYSRDGTRWISWRNRHGKQVLDGNTNPYDIVLKDLEPPLIARFVRFIPVTDHSMNVCLRVELYGCVWLDGLVSYNAPAGQQLVLPGGTVIYLNDSVYDGAFGYSMTEGLGQLTDGVSGLDDFTQTHEYHVWPGYDYVGWRNESTAGGYVEITFEFDRIRNFTTMKVHCNNMFAKGVKIFKEVQCYFRSDAGEWEPNAVSSVLVLDDVNPSARFVTVPLLHRMASAIKCQYYFADTWMMFSEITFQSDAAMYNNSVAPPEMPMAPTTYDPTLKVDDSNTRILIGCLVAIIFILLAIIVIILWRQFWQKMLEKASRRMLDDEMTVSLSLPSESSMFNHNRSSSSSEHESNSTYDRIFPLGPDYQEPSRLIRKLPEFTPGEEDTGLAPLSPPGCSGLVKPSPAAVPEGVPHYAEADIVNLQGVTGGNTYSVPALTMDLLSGKDVAVEEFPRKLLTFKEKLGEGQFGEVHLCEVEGMEKFTDKDLALQGLEAGSNRPVLVAVKMLRADANKNARNDFLKEIKIMARLKDPNIIRLLAVCIADDPLCMITEYMENGDLNQFLARHEAHSPPDAQTPTVSYRDLRFMASQIASGMKYLSSLNFVHRDLATRNCLVGKRYTIKIADFGMSRNLYSGDYYRIQGRAVLPIRWMSWESILLGKFTTASDVWAFGVTLWETFTLCREQPYSQLSDEQVIENTGEFFRDQGRQTYLPQPALCPDSVYKLMLSCWRRDTKDRPSFQDIHRLLHEPAGDE; encoded by the exons ATGCCAGCCCTCCCCATGTGCCTGCTGGTGCTTCTGGTGCCACTGCTCTGCGTCCTGCAGGCTGCACGAGCCCAGGTCAACCCGG CGGTGTGCCGGTACCCCCTGGGAATGTCGGGGGGGCACATCCCCGACGAGGACATCTCCGCCTCCAGCCAGTGGTCCGAGTCCACGGCCGCCAAGTACGGACG GCTGGACTCGGAGGACGGTGACGGTGCCTGGTGCCCCGAGATCCCGGTGGAGCCCGACGACCTGAAGGAGTTCCTGCAGATCGACCTGCGCGCCCTGCACTTCATCACGCTGGTGGGCACCCAGGGCCGCCACGCCGGGGGCCACGGCAACGAGTTTGCCCCCATGTACAAGATCAACTACAGCCGGGACGGCACCCGCTGGATCTCCTGGAGGAACCGGCACGGGAAGCAG GTCCTGGATGGCAACACCAACCCCTACGACATCGTCCTCAAGGACCTGGAGCCGCCGCTCATCGCGCGCTTCGTCCGCTTCATCCCCGTCACCGACCACTCCATGAACGTCTGCCTGCGCGTGGAGCTCTACGGCTGCGTCTGGCTTG ACGGGCTGGTGTCCTACAACGCGCcggctgggcagcagctcgtCCTCCCCGGCGGCACCGTCATCTACCTGAACGACTCCGTGTACGACGGGGCCTTCGGGTACAG CATGACGGAGGGGCTCGGCCAGCTGACGGACGGCGTGTCGGGGCTGGACGACTTCACGCAGACCCACGAGTACCACGTCTGGCCGGGCTACGACTACGTGGGCTGGCGCAACGAGAGCACGGCCGGCGGCTACGTGGAGATCACCTTCGAGTTCGACCGCATCAGGAACTTCACCACCATGAAG GTGCACTGCAACAACATGTTCGCCAAAGGGGTGAAGATCTTCAAGGAGGTGCAGTGCTATTTCCGCTCCGACGCCGGCGAGTGGGAGCCCAACGCCGTCTCCTCGGTGCTGGTGCTGGACGACGTCAACCCCAGCGCCCGCTTCGTCACCGTGCCCCTGCTGCACCGCATGGCCAGCGCCATCAAGTGCCAGTACTACTTCGCCGACACCTGGATGATGTTCAGCGAGATCACCTTCCAGTCAG ATGCAGCCATGTACAACAACTCGGTGGCCCCCCCGGAGATGCCCATGGCCCCCACCACGTATG ACCCCACGCTGAAGGTGGACGACAGCAACACGCGCATCCTGATCGGCTGCCTGGTGGCCATCATCTTCATCCTGCTGGCCATCATTGTCATCATCCTCTGGCGGCAGTTCTGGCAGAAGATGCTGGAGAAG GCATCTCGGAGGATGCTGGACGACGAAATGACCGTCAGCCTCTCGCTGCCCAGCGAATCCAGCATGTTCAACCACAACCGCTCCTCCTCGTCCAGCGAGCACGAGTCCAACTCCACCTACGACCGCATCTTCCCGCTGGGGCCGGACTACCAGGAGCCCTCGCGCCTGATCCGCAAGCTGCCCGAATTCACGCCGGGGGAGGAGGACACGG ggctggccccgctgtctcccccagGCTGCAGCGGCCTCGTGAAGCCGTCCCCGGCCGCCGTCCCCGAGGGCGTCCCCCACTACGCCGAGGCCGACATCGTGAACCTGCAGGGCGTCACGGGAGGCAACACCTACTCGGTGCCGGCCCTCACCATGGACCTGCTCTCCGGCAAGGACGTGGCCGTGGAGGAGTTCCCCAGGAAGCTGCTGACCTTCAAGGAGAAGCTGGGGGAGGGCCAGTttggggag GTCCACCTGTGCGAAGTGGAGGGCATGGAGAAGTTCACGGACAAGGACTTGGCCCTGCAGGGCCTGGAGGCCGGCTCCAACCGCCCCGTGCTGGTGGCTGTGAAGATGCTGCGGGCGGACGCCAACAAGAACGCCAG GAACGACTTCCTGAAGGAGATCAAGATCATGGCGCGGCTCAAGGACCCCAACATCATCCGCCTGCTGGCCGTCTGCATCGCGGACGACCCGCTCTGCATGATCACCGAGTACATGGAGAACGGCGACCTCAACCAGTTCCTGGCCCGCCACGAGGCGCACAGCCCCCCGGACGCCCAGACGCCCACCGTCAG CTACCGCGACCTGCGCTTCATGGCCAGCCAGATCGCCTCGGGCATGAAGTACCTCTCCTCCCTCAACTTCGTGCACCGCGACCTGGCCACCCGCAACTGCCTGGTGGGGAAGCGCTACACCATCAAGATCGCCGACTTCGGCATGAGCAGGAACCTCTACAGCGGGGACTACTACCGCATCCAGGGCCGCGCCGTGCTGCCCATCCGCTGGATGTCCTGGGAGAGCATCCTGCTG GGTAAGTTCACCACGGCGAGTGACGTGTGGGCGTTTGGGGTGACGCTGTGGGAGACCTTCACGCTGTGCCGCGAGCAGCCCTACTCGCAGCTGTCCGACGAGCAGGTCATCGAGAACACCGGGGAGTTCTTCCGCGACCAGGGCCGGCAG ACCTACCTCCCGCAGCCCGCGCTGTGCCCGGACTCTGTCTATAAGCTGATGCTGAGCTGCTGGCGGCGGGACACTAAGGACCGTCCCTCCTTCCAGGACATCCACCGCCTGCTCCACGAGCCAGCCGGCGACGAGTGA